A window from Kovacikia minuta CCNUW1 encodes these proteins:
- the rplX gene encoding 50S ribosomal protein L24 encodes MVTSKATTTRHKMHVKKGDTVQVIAGRDKGKVGEVLQAIPKDSKVVVKGVNMRTKHVKPQQEGESGQIVISEAPIHSSNVMLYSEKQKTASRVCYTFTEDGRKVRMLKKTGEIID; translated from the coding sequence ATGGTAACGAGCAAAGCGACAACAACCCGCCACAAAATGCACGTTAAAAAAGGTGACACCGTTCAGGTCATTGCCGGTAGAGATAAGGGCAAAGTGGGGGAAGTTCTTCAGGCAATTCCTAAAGACAGTAAGGTGGTTGTTAAGGGCGTTAATATGCGCACTAAGCACGTCAAGCCTCAGCAGGAAGGCGAATCTGGGCAAATCGTCATCAGTGAAGCTCCGATCCATAGCTCGAATGTAATGCTCTACTCCGAAAAGCAGAAGACGGCTAGCCGCGTCTGCTACACCTTCACTGAAGATGGGCGTAAGGTGCGGATGCTAAAAAAGACGGGAGAAATTATCGACTAA
- the rplN gene encoding 50S ribosomal protein L14 encodes MIQQETYLNVADNSGARKLMCIRVLGGGNRRYGGVGDIIIAVVKDAIPNMAVKKSDVVRAVIVRTRKSLRRDSGMSIRFDDNAAVIINNDGNPRGTRVFGPVARELRDKNFTKIVSLAPEVL; translated from the coding sequence ATGATTCAACAAGAAACTTATCTGAACGTAGCAGACAACAGTGGTGCTCGTAAGCTGATGTGTATTCGCGTTTTGGGAGGCGGTAACCGTCGATATGGCGGAGTGGGCGATATCATCATTGCGGTTGTCAAAGATGCCATCCCTAATATGGCGGTAAAAAAGTCGGATGTTGTACGTGCAGTTATCGTTCGTACCCGCAAAAGTTTGCGTCGTGATAGCGGTATGAGTATTCGTTTTGACGATAATGCTGCTGTCATTATTAACAACGATGGCAATCCTAGAGGCACCCGTGTCTTTGGTCCTGTTGCACGTGAGTTGCGTGACAAAAACTTCACTAAAATTGTTTCCCTTGCTCCGGAGGTGTTGTGA
- the rpsQ gene encoding 30S ribosomal protein S17, translating to MAVKERVGLVVSDKMDKTVVVAVENRAAHPKYGKIVARTKRYKAHDEENKCKTGDRVRIQETRPLSRTKRWAVAEIITTASRA from the coding sequence ATGGCAGTAAAAGAGCGCGTTGGCTTGGTTGTCAGCGACAAAATGGACAAAACAGTAGTAGTAGCGGTAGAAAACCGGGCTGCTCATCCTAAATACGGCAAGATTGTGGCGCGAACCAAGCGTTACAAGGCGCATGATGAGGAAAACAAGTGCAAGACGGGCGATCGCGTCCGGATTCAAGAAACCCGTCCTCTCAGTCGTACTAAGCGCTGGGCTGTTGCAGAAATTATTACAACTGCATCTCGAGCGTAA
- the rpmC gene encoding 50S ribosomal protein L29: protein MPLPKIEDARNLNDEDLQEQIVSVKRELFQLRFQKGTRQLEKPHQFKHARHRLAQLMTVERERQLQQKDEG from the coding sequence ATGCCTCTTCCCAAGATTGAAGATGCTCGGAATTTAAATGACGAGGATTTGCAGGAACAAATTGTGAGTGTTAAGCGTGAATTGTTCCAGCTCCGATTCCAAAAGGGCACTCGTCAACTAGAGAAGCCTCATCAGTTTAAGCATGCACGCCATCGGCTCGCTCAGTTGATGACCGTCGAACGAGAGCGACAGTTGCAACAAAAGGATGAAGGGTAA
- the rplP gene encoding 50S ribosomal protein L16: MLSPRRTKFRKQQRGRMRGLATRGSTLTFGDFGLQAMEPCWITSRQIEASRRAMTRYIRRGGKIWIRIFPDKPVTQRAAETRMGSGKGAPEFWVAVVKPGRILFEITGVPEATAKEAMRLASFKLPIKTKFITRETEES; the protein is encoded by the coding sequence ATGTTAAGTCCAAGAAGAACAAAATTTCGTAAACAGCAGCGCGGGCGCATGAGAGGTCTGGCAACTCGTGGGAGTACGCTGACATTTGGAGACTTCGGTCTACAAGCGATGGAGCCTTGCTGGATTACTTCCCGTCAGATTGAAGCCAGTCGTCGTGCCATGACTCGTTATATTCGTCGGGGTGGCAAAATCTGGATTCGGATCTTCCCGGATAAGCCTGTTACCCAGCGTGCTGCCGAAACTCGGATGGGTTCCGGTAAAGGTGCTCCTGAATTTTGGGTGGCAGTAGTTAAACCCGGTCGAATTCTATTTGAAATTACCGGAGTTCCCGAAGCAACTGCCAAGGAAGCGATGCGGTTGGCATCCTTCAAGTTGCCGATCAAAACCAAGTTCATTACCCGTGAAACGGAGGAGTCCTGA